A stretch of the uncultured Cohaesibacter sp. genome encodes the following:
- the lpxB gene encoding lipid-A-disaccharide synthase — protein MAEQKKPLLYIVIGEESGDQLGARAVIALKAATGGEIAFAGLAGERMQAEGLTSLFPLGDIAVMGLINIIKQYPHLYRRGMEVVDDIVATKPDLLLIIDSPEFTHAVAKRVRKQRPDLPIINYVSPSVWAWRPGRAKTMARYVDHLLALLPFEVQAHKQLGGPPCTYVGHPLIERLDVLRPAEGERGPLEAPVLLVLPGSRRSEVSRLMVEFGAVVAQAKVRYPNLRVILPAVSHLRGLIEEGLRDWTVKPEIVEGEAAKFAAFRQAHAALAASGTVTLELGLAGIPMVVAYKVDWLMGKLKFLFKAHSFVLTNLVLGQNTIPEFLDDEANADILTASLLPLLTDSAERDAQLEALRKLDARMQLPHGTPSGQVARIVLEHLSR, from the coding sequence ATGGCAGAACAGAAAAAGCCACTCCTCTATATCGTGATCGGGGAGGAATCCGGCGACCAACTGGGGGCGCGGGCTGTGATTGCACTCAAGGCCGCAACCGGGGGTGAGATTGCCTTTGCCGGGTTGGCGGGTGAGCGGATGCAGGCGGAGGGGCTTACAAGTCTGTTCCCGCTTGGAGACATCGCGGTGATGGGGCTGATAAACATCATCAAGCAATATCCGCATCTTTATCGGCGTGGCATGGAAGTGGTCGACGATATCGTGGCGACCAAGCCGGATCTGTTGCTGATCATTGACAGCCCGGAATTTACGCATGCCGTTGCAAAAAGGGTGCGCAAGCAACGCCCGGATTTGCCGATCATCAATTATGTTTCTCCCAGTGTTTGGGCCTGGCGTCCGGGGCGCGCCAAGACAATGGCGCGTTATGTGGATCATCTTTTGGCGTTGCTGCCATTTGAGGTGCAGGCCCACAAGCAATTGGGTGGGCCGCCTTGTACCTATGTTGGTCATCCGCTGATTGAACGACTGGATGTGTTGCGGCCTGCGGAAGGCGAGAGAGGCCCGCTGGAGGCACCTGTGTTGCTGGTGCTGCCCGGCTCAAGACGCAGCGAGGTCAGCCGCCTGATGGTCGAATTCGGGGCTGTGGTGGCGCAAGCCAAGGTGCGATATCCTAATTTGCGCGTCATCTTGCCAGCGGTCAGCCATTTGCGCGGTTTGATTGAGGAAGGCCTTCGAGACTGGACAGTAAAGCCTGAGATCGTGGAAGGGGAAGCGGCAAAGTTCGCGGCTTTCCGTCAGGCTCATGCCGCTTTGGCGGCCTCCGGCACCGTAACGCTGGAACTGGGGCTTGCGGGCATTCCAATGGTGGTGGCCTACAAGGTCGACTGGCTGATGGGGAAACTGAAATTCCTGTTCAAGGCGCATTCCTTCGTGCTGACCAATCTGGTGCTGGGACAGAACACGATCCCCGAATTTCTCGATGACGAAGCCAATGCGGACATCTTGACTGCGAGTCTTTTGCCGTTGCTGACAGACAGTGCAGAACGGGATGCTCAACTTGAAGCCTTGCGTAAGCTCGATGCGCGGATGCAGCTGCCCCATGGCACGCCAAGCGGACAAGTTGCGCGGATCGTGCTGGAGCATTTGTCCCGGTAG
- the gltA gene encoding citrate synthase, whose translation MSDNKATLNVGDKSWEFPIHSGTIGPDVIDVSKLYAQTGMFTYDPGFTSTASCESEITYIDGDKGILLYRGYPIEQLAEQGDFLETCFLLLYGHLPNAAEKIDFDTRVTRHTMVHEQMSKFYTGFRRDSHPMAILVGVIGALSAFYHDSTDITDPHHRMVASLRMIAKVPTLAAMAYKYTIGQPFVYPRNDLDYAANFLHMCFSVPAEQYNVSPVLARAMDRIFTLHADHEQNASTSTVRLAGSSGANPFGCIAAGIACLWGPAHGGANEAALNMLHEIGTPDRVDEFVKRAKDKDDPFRLMGFGHRVYKNYDPRARIMQSTCHEVLNELGVKDDPTLEVAMALEKIALNDEYFIEKKLYPNIDFYSGITLRALGFPAEMFTVLFALARTVGWIAQWKEMVEDPSQRIGRPRQLFSGATSRDYTPIDER comes from the coding sequence ATGAGTGACAACAAAGCAACATTGAACGTTGGCGACAAGAGCTGGGAATTCCCGATCCACAGCGGGACCATTGGTCCGGACGTGATCGACGTTTCCAAGCTCTATGCCCAGACTGGCATGTTCACCTATGATCCGGGCTTCACGTCCACGGCTTCTTGTGAATCCGAAATCACCTATATCGATGGCGACAAGGGCATTCTCCTTTATCGCGGCTATCCGATTGAGCAACTCGCAGAACAGGGTGACTTCCTTGAAACCTGCTTCTTGCTTCTGTATGGCCACCTGCCAAATGCTGCTGAAAAAATCGACTTCGACACCCGTGTGACCCGTCACACCATGGTGCACGAACAGATGAGCAAGTTCTACACCGGTTTCCGTCGTGACTCGCATCCAATGGCCATTCTCGTAGGCGTGATTGGTGCTCTGTCCGCATTCTATCACGACTCCACCGACATAACCGATCCGCATCACCGCATGGTTGCCTCCCTGCGTATGATCGCCAAGGTACCGACCCTTGCGGCCATGGCCTACAAATACACCATCGGGCAGCCATTTGTTTATCCCCGCAACGATCTGGATTATGCAGCCAACTTCCTGCATATGTGCTTCTCGGTTCCTGCCGAACAATATAACGTGAGCCCCGTTCTGGCGCGTGCTATGGACCGCATTTTCACTCTCCATGCCGACCACGAGCAGAATGCATCCACATCGACAGTCCGTCTTGCCGGTTCCTCGGGTGCCAACCCGTTTGGTTGTATCGCCGCTGGCATTGCCTGCCTTTGGGGTCCGGCCCACGGCGGGGCTAATGAGGCAGCGCTCAACATGCTGCACGAAATCGGCACCCCGGATCGCGTTGATGAATTCGTCAAACGCGCCAAGGATAAAGACGATCCATTCCGCCTGATGGGCTTTGGTCACCGCGTTTACAAAAACTATGACCCACGCGCGCGCATCATGCAGAGCACCTGTCACGAAGTGCTCAACGAACTGGGTGTCAAAGACGATCCGACCCTTGAAGTCGCCATGGCTCTGGAGAAAATCGCTCTCAATGATGAATATTTCATCGAGAAGAAACTCTATCCGAACATTGACTTCTATTCTGGCATCACCCTGCGCGCTCTTGGCTTCCCGGCAGAGATGTTCACCGTGCTGTTCGCTCTGGCCCGTACCGTTGGCTGGATTGCACAGTGGAAAGAAATGGTCGAAGATCCATCCCAGCGCATTGGTCGCCCACGTCAGCTCTTCTCTGGCGCAACGTCCCGCGATTACACACCAATCGACGAGCGCTAA